In the Bacillus shivajii genome, one interval contains:
- a CDS encoding DUF4830 domain-containing protein produces MRKISFLIFVSFIFIIGCQDREREGIPFPKEHENYLSSYGWDIRYSHSKVYFNYQETDKSIVHNQLNEHQKYVQEKKENANIDLTPYLDEPILQRGYIVETGSLNYDWIQAYVYEADDEMIGGYLVLYRKDKNDGVPVEIPLLDYQDLVG; encoded by the coding sequence ATGAGGAAAATCTCTTTTTTGATCTTTGTTTCATTTATATTTATCATAGGGTGCCAAGATAGAGAACGGGAAGGAATCCCTTTTCCCAAAGAGCATGAAAATTACCTATCTTCGTATGGTTGGGATATTCGATACAGTCATTCTAAAGTATATTTCAACTATCAAGAAACTGATAAATCGATAGTACATAATCAACTTAATGAACATCAGAAATATGTACAAGAGAAAAAAGAAAATGCAAATATTGACCTCACCCCATACTTGGATGAACCTATCTTACAAAGAGGGTATATTGTAGAAACTGGTTCTCTAAATTATGATTGGATACAAGCATATGTTTATGAAGCAGACGATGAAATGATCGGTGGTTATTTAGTTTTGTATAGGAAAGATAAAAATGATGGGGTTCCCGTAGAAATACCATTGTTGGATTATCAGGATTTAGTAGGTTAA
- a CDS encoding NIPSNAP family protein encodes MFYRRKFYTVKSDFVEEINNHFNKTNLPNQLKHGARLVGRWMKDNGNNTYEIFAIWEYDSYDDYIEIESNVRSDMPHVQRVKDWYEKNGGKDYILDNYILEVRNEALESTVK; translated from the coding sequence ATGTTTTATAGGAGAAAATTTTATACTGTGAAAAGTGATTTTGTCGAAGAAATTAATAACCATTTTAATAAAACGAATCTACCAAATCAATTAAAACACGGTGCGCGTTTGGTAGGGCGTTGGATGAAGGACAATGGAAATAATACCTATGAAATCTTTGCTATATGGGAGTATGATAGTTACGATGATTACATAGAAATTGAGTCAAATGTAAGGAGTGACATGCCTCATGTTCAACGAGTAAAAGACTGGTATGAGAAAAATGGTGGCAAAGACTATATTTTAGACAATTATATTTTGGAGGTAAGAAACGAAGCATTAGAGTCAACTGTGAAATAA
- a CDS encoding NRDE family protein: MCLIGLAIGEHPEFPFILAANRDEFYDRPTEKATFWMENNDVVGGIDLEKGGSWLALSKSGDIAMLTNVREKSAQETYTTSRGELVKSYFTNREKFYHLISEKENFEGFNLIYGSINRLNYLSNRIEDTKTIHRGVYALSNAELNSDWPKVESMKKAMYDGLEVNNKEELVVHLFNALRNDKQADDEYLPTTGVTKEIEKMLSPMFIKTEGYGTRSSTVIIVNKDGDCTFIERYYVPKITERRYSFKLNSYDI, from the coding sequence ATGTGTTTAATTGGGTTAGCAATCGGAGAGCATCCTGAATTTCCTTTTATTCTAGCCGCCAATCGAGACGAATTTTATGATCGTCCAACTGAAAAGGCAACATTTTGGATGGAAAACAATGATGTCGTAGGAGGAATCGACCTTGAAAAAGGAGGTTCCTGGTTAGCTTTATCAAAAAGTGGCGATATTGCGATGTTAACAAATGTAAGAGAAAAAAGTGCGCAAGAAACATACACAACATCAAGGGGAGAGCTTGTAAAAAGTTATTTTACAAACAGAGAAAAGTTTTATCATTTGATCAGCGAAAAGGAGAATTTTGAAGGGTTCAACTTAATATATGGTTCCATAAACAGGTTGAATTATCTTTCAAACCGAATAGAAGATACGAAAACGATTCATAGGGGCGTTTATGCTTTAAGCAATGCAGAGTTGAATAGCGACTGGCCAAAAGTAGAGAGCATGAAAAAAGCGATGTATGATGGATTAGAAGTAAATAACAAAGAAGAACTCGTAGTACACTTGTTTAACGCTTTAAGAAATGATAAACAAGCCGATGACGAATATTTACCGACGACAGGTGTAACGAAGGAAATTGAGAAAATGTTGTCTCCTATGTTTATCAAAACAGAAGGATATGGTACAAGATCAAGTACAGTGATTATTGTTAATAAAGACGGGGATTGTACATTTATTGAAAGGTACTACGTTCCAAAAATCACCGAAAGAAGGTATTCATTTAAATTGAATAGTTATGATATTTGA
- a CDS encoding DUF4188 domain-containing protein has translation MSKKIYNGRFIANSEESFVLFIIGMRINNLFSFTKWIPIFKAMGPMIKELYQSPELGFYHTEYLLSWRGITLIQYWRSFEDLEAYARGETHSTAWRNFNNKIKNDGSVGIYHETYKVQKNASEAIYNNMPKFGLANVFTHMPVSSTTDTARDRIEK, from the coding sequence ATGAGCAAGAAAATTTATAATGGTAGGTTTATTGCCAATTCTGAAGAGAGCTTCGTCTTATTTATAATTGGGATGCGTATAAACAATCTCTTTTCGTTCACAAAATGGATACCAATATTTAAAGCAATGGGACCGATGATAAAAGAATTATATCAAAGTCCAGAATTAGGTTTCTATCACACTGAATATCTATTAAGTTGGCGAGGCATAACCCTTATTCAGTATTGGAGGAGCTTTGAAGATTTGGAGGCATATGCTCGTGGAGAAACACATTCTACTGCTTGGAGAAATTTCAATAATAAAATAAAGAATGATGGTAGTGTTGGAATATATCACGAGACTTATAAAGTCCAAAAAAATGCATCAGAAGCTATATATAATAATATGCCAAAATTCGGGCTTGCCAATGTTTTCACTCATATGCCAGTATCCTCTACCACAGATACAGCAAGGGATAGGATAGAGAAATGA
- a CDS encoding diacylglycerol/lipid kinase family protein: MFIVIVNSYSGQHKSNYILKQMKQHFSTRFVSYFTHQYQGDEMWQIIHDKINETGNALKGVIVVGGDGTLHQTIQHLHDIDVPFGLIPSGSGNDFGRSLKISNNTKKAIKRIIHNQPKTYDLLRVQDKRVLSIVGIGVDAVTASLCQHSKLKKWLNRAFLGKLTYLLFFFKAIKQYEPVQATITDENGKQTFDRVWLIAGGNTNYYGGGIPICPQSDPHDGKADLVIVHGLSLIKLVVILPSVFFRRHLSLPYVHSMSGTTFQIESSHQTPVQGDGEKLCQTPITVTVEQDAVRFF; the protein is encoded by the coding sequence ATGTTTATTGTTATTGTCAATTCGTACTCAGGTCAACATAAGTCTAATTATATCCTAAAACAAATGAAACAACATTTCTCTACACGTTTTGTATCATATTTTACCCACCAATATCAAGGGGATGAAATGTGGCAAATCATTCATGACAAAATAAATGAAACTGGCAATGCGTTAAAAGGAGTCATCGTAGTTGGTGGTGATGGAACATTACATCAAACGATTCAACATTTACACGATATTGATGTCCCCTTTGGGTTAATCCCTTCAGGCTCTGGAAATGACTTCGGACGTTCATTAAAAATAAGTAACAATACGAAAAAAGCGATAAAACGAATTATACATAATCAACCAAAAACCTATGATTTATTACGAGTTCAAGATAAGCGTGTTTTATCGATCGTTGGAATTGGAGTCGATGCTGTGACTGCCTCCTTATGTCAACATTCAAAATTAAAAAAATGGTTAAACCGTGCTTTCTTAGGTAAATTGACATATTTGCTCTTCTTTTTTAAAGCAATTAAACAATATGAACCTGTTCAAGCAACCATCACCGATGAAAATGGGAAACAAACGTTTGACCGTGTTTGGCTTATTGCAGGTGGAAATACGAATTATTATGGTGGAGGAATTCCGATATGTCCACAGTCTGATCCTCATGATGGGAAAGCAGACCTTGTCATCGTCCACGGGTTATCATTGATAAAATTAGTCGTCATCTTACCTTCTGTCTTTTTTCGAAGACATTTATCACTTCCATACGTTCATTCAATGAGTGGCACGACATTTCAAATAGAGTCTTCTCATCAAACACCTGTTCAAGGAGACGGTGAAAAACTGTGCCAAACTCCGATAACAGTAACTGTTGAGCAAGATGCAGTGCGTTTCTTTTAG
- a CDS encoding deoxynucleoside kinase: MSNQFHAPFIAVEGPIGVGKTSLATKLSAHYNFHLLKEIVDENPFLSKFYEDNDEWSFQTEMFFLCNRYKQLEDTYDSYLSKGQAVVSDYHIFKNFLFAKQTLKEDHLHKYERIYQILTSDLPRPNLIIHLHASLPTLMKRIEKRGRAMEQAMDPDYLERLSTDYHQYIKDHRLVNPHVPVLSFNGDEIDFVNNEADFQMILDHVDLFLKQKRALF; this comes from the coding sequence ATGAGCAACCAATTTCATGCTCCATTTATTGCCGTCGAAGGTCCAATCGGAGTAGGAAAAACATCTTTAGCAACAAAACTGTCTGCACATTATAACTTTCATTTATTAAAAGAAATCGTCGATGAAAATCCATTTTTAAGCAAATTTTATGAAGACAATGATGAATGGAGTTTCCAAACGGAAATGTTCTTTTTATGTAATAGGTATAAACAATTAGAAGATACATATGATTCTTATTTGTCAAAAGGTCAAGCAGTTGTCAGTGATTATCATATCTTTAAAAATTTCTTATTTGCTAAACAAACTCTAAAAGAAGATCACCTTCATAAATATGAGCGTATTTATCAAATCTTGACTTCCGACTTACCTAGACCAAATTTAATTATTCATTTACATGCTAGTTTACCGACATTGATGAAACGAATTGAAAAACGCGGCAGAGCGATGGAACAAGCAATGGACCCAGATTATTTGGAACGTCTTTCAACAGACTATCATCAATATATAAAGGATCATCGTCTAGTAAATCCTCATGTTCCTGTCCTTTCCTTTAACGGTGATGAAATAGACTTCGTAAATAATGAAGCTGATTTTCAAATGATTTTAGATCATGTCGATTTATTCTTAAAACAAAAAAGAGCACTTTTTTAG
- a CDS encoding alpha/beta fold hydrolase has product MTKEMLIQISNCKLYAKLVGENKGKPTIVMDAGYGDDSKGWDSVISDVSMLSNVLIYDRAGLGKSESSSNSRTSRAIIKELKELLTEAKVEPPYILVGHSFGGVNLRLYTTEYPNEVCGLILLDSTPEDYRERFLPTMPKEFQQAYNKQFVSECNYDEFMESLKQLKQSKRNVDVPLIVLSAGEKAHYSEESQTLWNEMQKEISKISQKSEFIIAENSGHYIQNDEPKVVTSAIKTLINKI; this is encoded by the coding sequence ATGACAAAAGAGATGTTGATACAAATAAGCAATTGTAAACTATATGCCAAATTAGTTGGTGAAAATAAAGGGAAACCAACGATTGTCATGGATGCTGGATATGGGGATGATTCGAAGGGGTGGGATTCAGTTATATCAGATGTTTCAATGCTATCGAATGTTCTAATTTATGATAGAGCAGGTCTTGGGAAGAGTGAATCTAGTTCTAACTCAAGAACAAGCCGTGCGATCATAAAAGAGTTAAAAGAACTTCTTACTGAAGCGAAGGTAGAACCGCCGTACATATTAGTCGGTCATTCATTTGGAGGAGTTAATTTACGATTATATACAACTGAATATCCTAATGAAGTATGTGGACTTATCTTACTTGATTCTACGCCTGAAGATTATAGAGAAAGATTTCTCCCAACGATGCCAAAAGAATTTCAACAAGCTTATAACAAACAATTTGTTTCCGAGTGTAATTACGATGAATTTATGGAAAGTTTAAAACAACTAAAACAATCAAAAAGAAATGTAGATGTACCATTAATTGTTTTGTCAGCAGGAGAAAAAGCTCATTATTCAGAGGAATCACAAACGTTATGGAATGAAATGCAAAAAGAGATTTCTAAAATATCACAAAAAAGCGAATTCATCATTGCTGAAAATAGTGGCCATTATATACAGAATGATGAACCAAAAGTGGTAACTAGTGCAATAAAAACTTTGATAAATAAGATTTAA
- the istA gene encoding IS21 family transposase: MDKWEMYMEIQQLLKQGFSKVKVAQKLGVSRTTVYSYLKKSPSDMHEWMLQQKGRAKKLDPYKDVILSWLEKHRDMSASQVLDWLQEQHGVEDVAESTVRSYVRELRNEYNIPKESVPRTYEAIPDPPLGDQMQVDFGQTNQQSSNGNSVKLRFIAFVMSNSRYKYKEWLDRPFTTRDVIRAHENAFQYFEGITREIVYDQDALLVVSENGGDVILTKEFQAYKEERKLNMWVCRKADPESKGKIENVVGYIKSNFAKHRVFHGIDKWNEDGLAWLERTGNYKVHNTTKKRPIEVFLLEKQHLRPISSPINSFPIDNQCSSSISRKVRKDNTIYYQSNRYSVPLGTFEKNPTVTVSILENNQIVICDIATGEVLAKHPLSSEKGKLIQDRQHTRDRTKGIDSFIESIVEQFDDNELAFSFLQGVRTAYPRYIRDQLQIISKVLKKNDRKIVNCALMECVKQKLFCATDFSDMVQYLDRQRPLNITLPQQTNRIKPLYEESESLMSVKPATRDIKEYVSVLAGDDL; the protein is encoded by the coding sequence GTGGATAAGTGGGAAATGTACATGGAAATTCAGCAGTTATTAAAGCAAGGTTTCAGTAAAGTAAAGGTTGCGCAAAAACTAGGAGTTTCAAGAACTACGGTATATAGTTATTTGAAAAAGTCACCTAGTGATATGCATGAGTGGATGCTTCAACAAAAAGGAAGAGCGAAGAAGTTAGATCCTTATAAAGATGTTATCCTTTCTTGGTTGGAGAAACATCGAGATATGTCTGCCTCTCAAGTATTAGATTGGCTGCAAGAACAACATGGGGTTGAAGACGTTGCCGAGAGTACAGTTAGAAGTTATGTTAGGGAATTACGAAATGAATACAACATTCCTAAGGAATCAGTCCCTCGAACATATGAAGCCATTCCTGACCCACCATTGGGTGATCAAATGCAAGTGGACTTTGGACAGACCAATCAACAGTCTAGTAATGGAAACAGTGTAAAACTTCGTTTTATTGCCTTCGTGATGTCCAATTCTAGATACAAGTATAAAGAATGGCTGGATCGTCCTTTTACAACAAGAGATGTCATTCGCGCTCACGAAAATGCCTTTCAATACTTTGAAGGTATTACGAGAGAGATTGTTTATGACCAAGATGCTTTGTTGGTTGTCAGTGAAAATGGTGGAGATGTGATTTTAACAAAGGAATTTCAAGCGTATAAGGAAGAAAGGAAGCTAAACATGTGGGTTTGTCGAAAGGCCGATCCAGAGAGCAAAGGTAAAATCGAAAATGTAGTAGGTTATATTAAATCAAATTTCGCTAAACATCGGGTGTTTCACGGTATAGATAAATGGAATGAGGATGGCTTAGCTTGGCTGGAACGAACAGGAAATTATAAGGTTCATAACACAACAAAAAAGAGACCAATCGAAGTGTTTCTCCTGGAAAAGCAACACTTACGACCGATCTCTTCACCTATCAATAGTTTTCCTATTGATAACCAATGTAGTTCAAGTATATCAAGGAAAGTACGAAAGGACAATACGATTTATTATCAGTCAAACCGTTATTCTGTGCCACTAGGGACATTTGAGAAAAATCCAACCGTAACGGTTTCGATACTTGAGAATAATCAAATCGTCATCTGTGATATTGCCACAGGAGAAGTGTTAGCTAAACATCCACTCTCCTCTGAAAAAGGCAAGCTCATTCAAGATCGCCAACATACACGGGATCGTACGAAAGGAATCGATAGTTTTATTGAGTCCATTGTGGAACAATTTGACGACAATGAACTTGCCTTTTCCTTTCTTCAAGGTGTACGGACAGCATATCCTCGTTACATTAGAGACCAGCTTCAAATCATTTCAAAGGTATTAAAGAAAAATGATCGAAAGATCGTCAATTGTGCACTGATGGAATGTGTAAAGCAGAAGCTCTTTTGTGCAACAGATTTTAGCGATATGGTTCAGTACCTTGACCGACAACGACCGTTGAACATTACACTCCCTCAGCAGACAAACAGGATTAAACCACTTTATGAAGAAAGTGAATCACTCATGAGTGTAAAGCCAGCTACAAGAGATATTAAGGAGTATGTTTCGGTTTTGGCAGGTGATGACCTATGA
- a CDS encoding DUF4367 domain-containing protein, whose product MKKILMGTFLLLLLLYFFPNQSVEMSKVTTTDVEGALNDLLEFEIKTPMYLEDITWRGASITYHDDEQAKIELFGNSDEIKEVSVRFVASLVELEKGETYTWEEIEINNNPGFIARPNAIFIQWEVDGTTYRLQGNNISEEKLLKIAESLGGF is encoded by the coding sequence ATGAAGAAAATTTTAATGGGAACCTTCCTGTTATTATTGCTTTTATATTTCTTTCCTAATCAATCAGTTGAGATGTCTAAGGTAACCACTACTGATGTAGAAGGTGCGTTAAATGATTTATTAGAATTTGAAATAAAAACCCCTATGTACTTAGAGGATATTACATGGAGGGGAGCTAGTATAACTTATCATGACGACGAACAAGCGAAAATTGAATTATTTGGTAATTCTGATGAAATCAAAGAAGTTTCAGTTAGGTTTGTAGCTTCACTGGTTGAGTTGGAAAAAGGAGAAACCTATACTTGGGAAGAAATCGAGATTAATAATAATCCTGGATTTATCGCTCGTCCAAATGCAATATTTATTCAATGGGAGGTCGACGGTACAACATATAGACTACAAGGCAATAATATAAGTGAAGAGAAATTATTAAAAATAGCAGAATCATTGGGAGGATTTTGA
- a CDS encoding deoxynucleoside kinase: MMLKQPHQLNDHSLITLAGTVGVGKSTLTNTLAEALDYKASFEKVDGNPYLEDYYADFKTWSFHLQIYFLAERFKQQKMMHEEKVGYIQDRSIYEDVGIFARMQYENGNMTSRDYETYKSLFEAMVLSPYFPKPDVLIYIDGKLERILDRINSRGRDMEIQTPHEFWEGLYNRYQNWIANFDVCPILHLDIDSYDCNDPESVQEIIRGLERLQHEDINYLKL, translated from the coding sequence ATTATGTTAAAACAACCGCATCAGTTAAACGACCATTCGCTAATCACTTTAGCTGGTACAGTTGGTGTTGGTAAGTCTACGTTAACAAACACGCTAGCCGAAGCATTAGACTATAAAGCTTCTTTTGAAAAAGTAGACGGCAACCCATATTTAGAAGATTATTATGCTGATTTTAAAACTTGGTCGTTTCATTTACAAATCTATTTTTTAGCCGAACGTTTTAAACAACAAAAAATGATGCACGAAGAAAAAGTCGGCTACATTCAAGACCGAAGCATTTATGAAGACGTAGGGATTTTTGCAAGGATGCAATATGAAAATGGAAATATGACAAGCCGTGATTACGAAACGTATAAATCACTTTTTGAAGCCATGGTCCTCTCCCCGTACTTCCCTAAACCTGATGTGCTTATTTATATTGACGGTAAGTTAGAACGAATCTTAGACCGAATTAACAGTCGAGGTCGCGATATGGAAATTCAAACGCCTCATGAGTTTTGGGAAGGGCTATACAACCGTTATCAAAATTGGATTGCTAATTTTGACGTTTGTCCCATTTTACATTTAGACATCGACTCCTACGACTGTAATGACCCTGAGTCTGTTCAAGAGATCATTCGCGGTTTGGAACGCCTGCAGCATGAAGATATCAATTATTTAAAACTGTAA
- a CDS encoding twin-arginine translocase TatA/TatE family subunit: MLSNIGIPGLILILVIALVIFGPKKLPEIGRAMGQTLKEFKNSTRDLTNEDDDDSSKKKSNQ; the protein is encoded by the coding sequence ATGCTATCTAATATTGGAATTCCAGGTTTAATCCTTATACTAGTCATTGCATTAGTAATTTTCGGACCAAAGAAGCTTCCGGAAATTGGTCGTGCGATGGGACAAACGCTAAAGGAATTTAAAAACTCGACAAGAGACTTAACAAATGAAGATGATGACGATTCATCGAAAAAAAAATCAAATCAATAA
- a CDS encoding purine-cytosine permease family protein produces MSNAIERTEHHQGFTKIERLGLEKVPDHLKTTTAFDYSRIQIAVSVNAGNVLVPALAVLEGGLSFSAAVLSTVIGAVLAFVFVSLLALPGAKYGIPAQYAIRTMVGTKGAMWITSPVRTITSLYWFSVQTIGGAYMLQEILLRAFHIHIPFIYLSLFLAMIMGYLALVGFHMMKKITAFFTPIMFLSAVVMFYVFFTSTPTGENHVAIFQFGSDNSLSMMAFFASLAFVQYVSGVSSSSDLARYGRSTHHAFWGILIGNSVGFTITALLGAYTAAAANHWNPFIITSQWTDSTILLFIIMSAAMMSMITINLNNAYTGGYSLLNSFPSLGRVKSAMIFGAAGVLLSTYPGVIDEAEGFISLLGVFIIPLSAVIVADYTVHKKLNISRNDLMKLADNKNKLNADASYAIVFGMIIYALIPSSYAPGFISFFVTVFTYVCLKYFRTRRR; encoded by the coding sequence GTGTCAAATGCCATTGAAAGGACAGAACATCATCAAGGTTTTACAAAGATTGAGAGACTTGGCTTAGAAAAAGTTCCTGACCACTTAAAGACGACAACTGCTTTTGATTATTCAAGAATACAAATCGCCGTTTCTGTAAACGCTGGAAACGTTTTAGTCCCTGCTCTAGCTGTGCTAGAAGGAGGGCTTTCTTTTTCAGCAGCTGTATTATCAACCGTTATAGGGGCTGTACTTGCATTCGTTTTTGTGTCTTTACTTGCATTACCTGGGGCTAAATATGGAATCCCAGCACAATATGCCATTCGCACAATGGTTGGGACAAAAGGGGCGATGTGGATTACATCACCAGTACGAACGATTACCTCATTATATTGGTTTAGTGTTCAGACAATCGGTGGAGCATATATGTTACAAGAAATTTTACTACGAGCCTTTCATATACATATTCCGTTCATTTATCTGTCATTATTTTTAGCAATGATTATGGGGTATCTCGCTCTTGTTGGCTTTCACATGATGAAAAAAATAACAGCATTTTTCACACCGATCATGTTTTTATCAGCCGTTGTCATGTTTTACGTGTTCTTTACGTCAACACCGACGGGAGAAAACCATGTGGCAATCTTTCAATTTGGAAGTGATAACTCCTTATCCATGATGGCCTTTTTTGCCAGTCTGGCGTTTGTTCAATATGTGTCAGGTGTTAGCTCTTCATCAGACTTGGCTAGATACGGCAGATCAACTCATCATGCGTTTTGGGGTATATTAATAGGAAATAGTGTAGGCTTTACGATTACGGCATTACTTGGTGCCTATACGGCAGCTGCTGCGAACCATTGGAATCCGTTTATTATTACTAGCCAATGGACAGACTCAACAATATTGTTGTTCATTATTATGAGTGCCGCAATGATGAGCATGATTACGATTAACTTAAATAATGCATATACAGGAGGATATAGTTTATTAAATAGCTTTCCTTCACTAGGAAGAGTAAAGAGTGCAATGATCTTTGGTGCTGCAGGAGTTTTATTAAGCACATATCCAGGAGTAATTGATGAAGCAGAAGGTTTTATTTCATTATTAGGGGTGTTTATCATCCCACTATCAGCAGTTATTGTAGCTGATTATACCGTTCATAAAAAGCTTAACATAAGTCGTAACGATTTAATGAAACTAGCAGATAATAAGAATAAATTGAATGCAGACGCATCATATGCCATTGTGTTTGGTATGATCATTTATGCACTCATCCCTTCTAGTTATGCCCCAGGTTTTATTAGTTTTTTTGTGACGGTGTTCACTTATGTTTGTCTAAAATATTTCAGAACAAGAAGGCGTTGA
- the istB gene encoding IS21-like element helper ATPase IstB, which yields MKPIKQAEELLKSLRFSETSKNITDLIKEAEVNDASYTTFLLDVLSYEKKCREEKLIEKHMKWATFPFHKTLNEFNLDEQASLSKKQYHQLKELTWIEQLFNLILLGPQGAGKTHLAVGLGIEAIHQGYKVSFISMGEMIHTLKTEEVTKKSQTRMKRIRNSDLVIIDDMMFMAMDQREANLFFHLINDLYNSASIIITSNKAPSDWGELMGDPSITAAILDRLIHRAEVIHMNEDSHRMKYRKTIFGNESVQN from the coding sequence ATGAAACCAATAAAGCAAGCAGAAGAATTATTAAAATCTCTGCGGTTCTCTGAAACGTCAAAGAACATTACTGACTTAATCAAAGAAGCAGAAGTAAACGATGCATCTTATACAACCTTTTTATTAGACGTTCTATCTTATGAAAAAAAGTGTCGAGAGGAAAAGTTGATAGAAAAACATATGAAATGGGCGACATTCCCCTTCCACAAGACATTAAATGAATTTAACTTAGATGAACAAGCATCGTTAAGTAAAAAGCAATATCATCAATTGAAAGAACTAACTTGGATAGAGCAATTATTTAATTTAATCTTATTAGGACCGCAAGGTGCGGGTAAAACTCACCTTGCGGTAGGGTTAGGTATTGAAGCCATTCATCAGGGGTATAAAGTGAGTTTTATTTCAATGGGAGAAATGATACACACGTTAAAAACAGAAGAAGTAACGAAGAAATCACAAACAAGAATGAAACGTATAAGAAATTCAGATTTAGTCATTATTGACGACATGATGTTTATGGCGATGGATCAAAGAGAAGCAAACTTGTTCTTCCATTTAATAAATGATCTATATAACAGTGCATCAATTATTATCACTTCAAATAAAGCCCCAAGTGATTGGGGTGAATTAATGGGGGACCCAAGTATAACCGCAGCTATTCTTGATCGCTTAATTCATCGTGCAGAGGTTATTCATATGAACGAGGATAGCCATCGAATGAAATATCGAAAAACCATATTTGGAAATGAAAGTGTTCAAAATTAA
- the tatC gene encoding twin-arginine translocase subunit TatC — protein MSNESMNILDHLDELRKRIMITLAAFIVFFIISFIFIRDIYEWFVKDLNMTLTVLGPLDIVWVYFSLAGVIALACTVPVLIFQIWVFVKPALTDKERKATIIYIPASFILFVGGLAFGYFVVMPIVLNFLLGLSAEMFETMFTPDKYFQFVLRMTIPFSILFEMPLVVMFLTSIGIITPEGMKNNRKYAYFALIVVSVLISPPDLLSDILVIIPLLLLYEVSITMAGFVYRKKLKKEQQTEDSPYHS, from the coding sequence ATGTCTAACGAAAGTATGAACATTCTTGATCACTTAGACGAATTAAGAAAACGTATTATGATCACGTTAGCAGCATTTATCGTTTTCTTTATTATAAGCTTTATTTTTATTCGGGACATTTATGAATGGTTTGTTAAGGACCTTAATATGACACTCACCGTCTTAGGACCGCTAGATATTGTATGGGTTTACTTTAGTTTAGCAGGTGTCATTGCGTTAGCGTGTACTGTACCAGTACTCATCTTTCAAATTTGGGTGTTTGTAAAGCCGGCCTTAACTGACAAAGAAAGGAAAGCAACGATTATTTATATTCCTGCTTCTTTCATACTGTTTGTAGGTGGGTTAGCATTTGGTTATTTTGTTGTTATGCCGATTGTATTGAATTTCTTGCTCGGCTTATCAGCAGAGATGTTTGAAACGATGTTTACTCCGGATAAATATTTCCAATTCGTATTAAGAATGACCATTCCTTTTAGTATTCTATTTGAAATGCCATTAGTCGTTATGTTCTTAACGAGTATCGGTATTATAACGCCTGAAGGAATGAAGAATAACAGGAAATATGCTTACTTTGCATTAATTGTCGTCAGTGTACTTATTTCACCACCAGATTTACTTTCGGATATTCTAGTGATTATCCCATTACTACTCTTATACGAAGTAAGTATTACAATGGCTGGATTCGTTTACCGAAAAAAATTAAAAAAAGAACAGCAAACTGAAGATTCACCGTATCATTCTTAA